The Limnochorda sp. LNt genome includes a region encoding these proteins:
- a CDS encoding Na+/H+ antiporter subunit E, which translates to MRATLVVLVALVWTALQGPITFRSVLGGAILAAAIAALVHVSGRGDLSLRRVGVAARLAWRFLVEMNRSALIVASAIWHPRGRISPGIVELPTRLKSDGAVTLLANLITMTPGTMTVEVTPQQDRLFVFALDARQPERVREEIRGAFARTIEELTR; encoded by the coding sequence ATGCGCGCGACGCTGGTCGTGCTGGTGGCACTGGTCTGGACGGCGCTGCAGGGGCCCATCACCTTCCGGTCGGTGCTGGGCGGCGCGATCCTGGCCGCGGCCATCGCGGCGCTCGTCCATGTGTCGGGGCGGGGGGACCTGTCCCTTCGCCGGGTGGGCGTGGCGGCCAGGCTGGCGTGGCGGTTCTTGGTGGAGATGAACCGGTCGGCCCTCATCGTGGCCTCAGCCATCTGGCACCCTCGGGGGCGGATCTCCCCGGGGATCGTGGAGCTCCCGACCCGGCTCAAGAGCGACGGGGCCGTCACGTTGCTGGCCAACCTGATCACCATGACGCCGGGGACCATGACGGTGGAGGTGACGCCCCAGCAGGACCGCCTCTTCGTCTTCGCCCTCGACGCCCGCCAGCCCGAGCGGGTGCGCGAGGAGATCCGGGGCGCCTTCGCACGAACCATCGAGGAGTTGACCCGATGA
- a CDS encoding LLM class flavin-dependent oxidoreductase: MEIGIYSFGERTRDPETGELISPAERLRRLLEEIELADQVGLDVFGVGEHHRPDYVVSAPAVVLAAAAARTRRIRLTSAVSVLSTDDPVRVFQSFATLDLLSGGRAEIMVGRGSFTESYPLFGYDLHDYDELFEEKLDLLLRLRSSDRVTWSGRYRPPLQDAAVYPRPVQDPLPVWVATGGTPASAVRAGLLGLPMALAIIGGMPERFAPVVRLYREAARRGGHTTVRVGINSHGFIADRSQDAAETAFPAFKETMDRIGRERGWPPMTREQFEFSRSLRGADFVGSPQQVAEKILWQHRLFEHDRFLLQLTVGTLPHRKVLRAIELLGTEVAPVVRRELGAASS; the protein is encoded by the coding sequence ATGGAGATCGGCATCTATAGCTTCGGCGAGCGCACCCGAGACCCCGAGACGGGCGAGCTCATCAGCCCCGCCGAGCGGCTGCGCCGACTGCTGGAGGAGATCGAGCTGGCCGACCAGGTAGGGCTCGACGTCTTCGGCGTGGGCGAGCATCACCGTCCCGACTACGTGGTTTCGGCGCCGGCGGTGGTGCTGGCGGCCGCCGCCGCCCGGACCCGCCGCATCCGGCTGACGAGCGCCGTCAGCGTGCTGAGCACCGACGACCCCGTGCGGGTCTTCCAGTCGTTCGCCACCCTCGACCTGCTCTCGGGGGGCCGAGCGGAGATCATGGTGGGGAGGGGCTCCTTCACCGAGTCGTACCCCCTCTTCGGCTACGATCTGCACGACTACGACGAGCTCTTCGAGGAGAAGCTGGATCTGTTGCTGCGTCTGCGGAGCTCGGATCGGGTCACCTGGTCGGGCCGCTACCGGCCGCCCCTGCAGGATGCGGCCGTCTACCCGCGCCCCGTGCAGGATCCGCTCCCGGTCTGGGTGGCCACGGGGGGCACGCCCGCCTCCGCGGTGCGGGCCGGGCTGTTGGGACTGCCCATGGCGCTGGCCATCATCGGGGGCATGCCCGAGCGCTTCGCCCCGGTGGTGCGGCTGTATCGGGAGGCGGCCCGGCGTGGCGGCCACACCACCGTGCGAGTCGGTATCAACTCCCACGGCTTCATCGCCGACAGGTCACAGGATGCGGCCGAGACGGCGTTTCCGGCCTTCAAGGAGACCATGGATCGCATCGGCCGAGAGCGGGGCTGGCCGCCCATGACCCGCGAGCAGTTCGAGTTCTCGCGCTCCTTGCGGGGGGCGGACTTCGTCGGCAGCCCGCAGCAGGTCGCCGAGAAGATCCTCTGGCAGCACCGCCTCTTCGAGCACGACCGCTTCCTGCTCCAGCTCACGGTCGGGACGTTGCCGCACCGCAAGGTGCTGCGGGCCATCGAGCTGTTGGGCACCGAGGTGGCGCCGGTGGTGCGGCGGGAGCTGGGTGCTGCCTCCTCCTGA
- a CDS encoding response regulator transcription factor: MADYVLVVDDDPKLTDMLRRALALEGFEVGTALSGQEALEQALLRWPDVVVLDWMLPGMDGLEVCRRLRRSGDVPILMLTARDAVEDRVLGLESGADDYLVKPFALEELVARVRALLRRRARARMTQGGEAPAEETLRFADLSLDTASREARRGNRRIPLSTTEFDLLELFMRNPRRVLPRDLIMERVWGYDFQGESNVLEVYVGYLRRKLEAAGEPRLLHTVRGVGYVLKEAEE, from the coding sequence ATGGCCGACTACGTCCTGGTGGTCGACGACGATCCCAAGCTGACGGACATGCTCCGGCGGGCGCTGGCCCTGGAAGGGTTCGAGGTCGGCACCGCCCTGTCCGGCCAGGAGGCGCTGGAGCAGGCCCTGCTGCGCTGGCCGGACGTGGTGGTGCTGGACTGGATGTTGCCCGGCATGGATGGCCTGGAGGTCTGCCGGCGTCTGCGCCGCAGCGGGGATGTCCCCATCCTGATGCTGACCGCGCGGGACGCGGTGGAGGATCGGGTCCTGGGGCTGGAGTCCGGAGCCGACGACTACCTGGTCAAACCCTTCGCCCTGGAGGAGCTGGTGGCCCGCGTCCGGGCCCTTCTGCGGCGGCGGGCCCGCGCGCGGATGACGCAAGGCGGCGAAGCGCCCGCCGAAGAGACGCTGCGATTCGCCGACCTGTCGCTGGATACCGCCTCCCGGGAGGCCCGCCGGGGCAATCGACGCATTCCTCTGTCGACCACGGAGTTTGACCTGTTGGAGCTGTTCATGCGCAACCCCCGGCGGGTCCTGCCCAGGGACCTCATCATGGAGCGGGTGTGGGGCTACGACTTCCAGGGCGAGTCCAACGTCCTGGAGGTGTACGTGGGCTACCTGCGCCGAAAGCTCGAGGCCGCCGGTGAGCCTCGTCTGCTGCACACGGTACGCGGCGTGGGGTACGTGCTCAAAGAGGCCGAGGAGTGA
- a CDS encoding sensor histidine kinase, with amino-acid sequence MSIRLRLGLWYGTLAAVLVAVFGAVVFSTVAAYLREDLRRSTERLADHFVESAQGRTDGASAETLMQAFAAPDVTVAVFDSAGRLLAATPPASPGLAPDEGEGTATGAAPARAERLPPFVRGGYRAERAIPAPNVFSVDEPVRAVVLGWFFTRRLMLDRLLRVLVVSGVLASVAGVFIGWGVAGGALRPVSMMVEAARRIARSQDFRHRLPTAGSRDELGQLTSAFNEMLAELEKAFENQRRFVADASHELRAPLATLQGNLELLERAANLSEAERRAVWRDIRDEVRRLGRLVSDLLSLARAEAGQGLHLLPVELDRVVTDVLRSMRNEVAQHRLVVEHLEPVQVMGDADRLRELLVILLDNAIRYTPPGGEIRVGLGHTPGPEVALSVADTGIGIAPEDLPHIFERFYRADKARSRATGGTGLGLAIARWIVEAHGGRIEVESQPGQGSRFTVRLPAARPASPETEAHT; translated from the coding sequence ATGTCCATCCGTTTGCGTCTCGGCCTGTGGTACGGCACGTTGGCCGCCGTGCTCGTGGCGGTCTTCGGGGCGGTGGTCTTCTCGACCGTCGCGGCCTACCTCCGGGAAGACCTGCGCCGCAGCACCGAGCGTCTCGCGGACCACTTCGTCGAGTCGGCCCAGGGCAGGACTGACGGCGCCTCGGCGGAGACGCTGATGCAGGCCTTCGCCGCGCCCGACGTGACCGTGGCCGTCTTCGACTCGGCCGGGCGGCTGCTGGCCGCCACGCCACCAGCCTCTCCGGGGCTCGCGCCGGACGAAGGCGAGGGGACGGCGACGGGGGCCGCTCCGGCCCGAGCGGAGCGCCTCCCGCCATTTGTCCGCGGAGGATACCGAGCGGAGAGGGCCATTCCCGCTCCCAACGTCTTCTCGGTCGACGAACCCGTGCGGGCGGTGGTGCTGGGCTGGTTCTTCACCCGCCGCCTCATGCTGGACAGGCTGCTGCGGGTGCTGGTCGTAAGCGGCGTGCTGGCGTCCGTGGCGGGCGTCTTCATCGGCTGGGGAGTGGCCGGGGGAGCATTGCGCCCGGTGTCGATGATGGTCGAGGCTGCCCGGCGCATCGCCCGATCCCAGGATTTCCGCCACCGCCTGCCGACGGCCGGCTCCCGGGACGAACTCGGCCAGTTGACCTCGGCGTTCAACGAGATGCTGGCCGAGCTGGAGAAGGCGTTCGAGAATCAGCGGCGGTTCGTGGCCGACGCCTCTCACGAGCTGCGGGCCCCCCTGGCCACGCTGCAGGGCAATCTGGAGCTGCTCGAACGGGCCGCGAACCTCTCCGAAGCGGAGCGTCGCGCGGTCTGGCGGGACATCCGGGACGAGGTCCGCCGCCTGGGCCGGTTGGTGAGCGACCTCCTGTCGCTGGCGCGGGCGGAGGCCGGCCAGGGGCTGCATCTGCTGCCGGTGGAGCTGGATCGGGTGGTCACGGACGTGCTCCGATCCATGCGCAACGAAGTGGCCCAGCACCGGCTGGTCGTCGAGCACCTGGAGCCGGTCCAGGTGATGGGCGACGCGGATCGCCTGCGCGAACTCCTGGTGATCCTGCTGGACAACGCCATCCGCTACACGCCCCCAGGCGGCGAGATCCGGGTGGGGTTGGGGCATACCCCGGGGCCAGAGGTGGCCCTGAGCGTGGCCGACACCGGCATCGGCATCGCGCCAGAAGACCTGCCGCACATCTTCGAACGGTTCTACCGGGCGGACAAGGCGCGCTCCCGGGCGACGGGCGGGACGGGCCTGGGCCTGGCCATCGCCCGGTGGATCGTCGAGGCGCACGGGGGCCGCATCGAGGTGGAGAGCCAGCCAGGACAGGGGTCGCGCTTCACCGTTCGCCTGCCGGCGGCGCGCCCTGCATCGCCCGAGACTGAGGCGCACACATGA
- a CDS encoding monovalent cation/H+ antiporter complex subunit F, which yields MMLMLATSVAAMLTGLAMLLSLYRIVVGPTVPDRMVGVDTLSVALIAMVLILSVRLNSPLYSDAALVVAILSFVGTVAVARFLLRGRVLDDDGGDGHD from the coding sequence ATGATGCTGATGCTTGCGACCTCCGTGGCCGCCATGCTGACGGGGCTGGCCATGCTGCTGTCGCTGTACCGCATCGTGGTGGGGCCGACGGTGCCGGACCGGATGGTGGGCGTCGACACGCTCAGCGTCGCGCTCATCGCGATGGTGCTCATCCTGTCGGTGCGCCTCAACAGCCCGCTCTACTCCGACGCCGCCCTGGTGGTCGCCATCCTCTCCTTCGTCGGCACCGTGGCCGTGGCCCGGTTTCTCCTGCGCGGAAGGGTGCTCGACGACGATGGGGGCGATGGCCATGACTGA
- the pstS gene encoding phosphate ABC transporter substrate-binding protein PstS — MRVASSRAAVVAALVAWAWMAVALPALGAERLTGAGATFPYPLYSRYFEEYRRLTGVQVNYQSIGSGGGQRQLLERTVHFGASDAYLSEEQMAQYPGEVVHVPTAVGAVVPTYNLPGVTQRLRFTGELLADIFLGRVTRWDDPGIRALNPDVALPPLPIVVVHRADGSGTTFIWVSYLARVSEEWRQRVGVGTSVEWPVGLGGRGNEGVAGLVRQTPGALGYVELIYALENDLAYGAVRNRSGRYVVPDLASASRAAAVDIPADTRLLLVNTQAPDGYPIAGFTWILVYRDLSLVTDRREQARALAELLWWMVHDAQRYNEPLHYGRLPEPAVQRAEALIRSLTFRGEPLLP; from the coding sequence GTGAGGGTCGCTTCATCTCGTGCGGCCGTCGTGGCCGCCCTGGTTGCCTGGGCCTGGATGGCGGTGGCTCTACCCGCCCTGGGGGCCGAGAGACTGACGGGGGCGGGGGCCACCTTCCCGTACCCGCTCTACTCCCGCTACTTCGAGGAGTACCGCCGGCTCACCGGCGTGCAGGTCAACTACCAGTCCATCGGCTCCGGGGGCGGCCAGCGCCAGCTCCTGGAGCGCACGGTTCACTTCGGGGCCTCCGACGCCTACCTCTCGGAGGAGCAGATGGCGCAGTATCCGGGCGAGGTGGTCCACGTCCCCACCGCGGTCGGGGCGGTGGTACCCACCTACAACCTTCCGGGCGTCACCCAGCGCCTGCGCTTCACCGGTGAGCTCCTGGCCGACATCTTCCTGGGCCGGGTGACCCGGTGGGACGATCCTGGCATCCGAGCGCTCAACCCAGACGTCGCCCTGCCGCCGCTGCCCATCGTGGTGGTGCACCGCGCCGACGGCTCGGGGACCACGTTCATCTGGGTCAGCTACCTGGCCAGGGTCTCGGAGGAGTGGCGGCAGCGGGTGGGGGTGGGCACGAGCGTGGAGTGGCCCGTGGGGCTGGGCGGCCGCGGCAACGAGGGCGTGGCGGGGCTCGTCCGCCAGACGCCGGGCGCGCTCGGCTACGTCGAGCTCATCTACGCGCTGGAGAACGATCTGGCCTACGGGGCCGTACGAAACCGCTCGGGCCGGTACGTCGTGCCGGACCTGGCGAGCGCCTCGCGAGCGGCCGCCGTCGACATCCCGGCCGACACGCGACTCCTGCTGGTGAACACGCAGGCCCCCGACGGGTATCCCATCGCGGGCTTCACCTGGATCCTGGTCTACCGGGACCTGAGCCTGGTCACCGACCGGCGCGAGCAGGCCCGGGCCCTGGCCGAGCTGTTGTGGTGGATGGTGCACGACGCCCAGCGCTACAACGAGCCGTTGCACTACGGGAGGCTACCCGAGCCGGCGGTGCAGCGGGCCGAGGCACTGATCCGCAGCCTCACCTTCAGGGGCGAGCCGCTGCTCCCATGA
- a CDS encoding L-cystine transporter has translation MTSWLVALNVGILVALLVVLYGLQRRHLSFSTRVLVGLGLGLVLGLALQAAYGAGSGVVAQTAQWYAVVGSGYMRLLQMVALPLVFISILSAFTRLQTASDVGKIGGWVLAVLLVTTGIAAVLGIASTLGFGLHRSGLAEAAATATPSEDLGARMQRLQSQSLPQKFLELIPTNPFLDLTGARPTSVIGVVIFAGLLGIAYLGVKRRAAEQAADFARLVEAIYGVVMGLVRIVLRLTPYGILAVMARAAATSNLQAIVSLGEFVVASYVALAAMFAVHLLILAASGLQPTTYVRKAWPALGFAFSSRSSAATLPLNVSAQRQLGVPAGVADVAASFALSIGQNGCAGIYPAMLAIIAAPAVGIDPTSVSFLVTLVAVVVLSSFGVAGLGGGATFAALLVLSTLNLPVGLVGLLISVEPLIDMGRTLLNVSGSMVAGIVTSRVTGSLDVGVYADRSRTVEVSA, from the coding sequence GTGACGAGTTGGCTCGTGGCCCTCAACGTGGGGATCCTGGTCGCCCTGCTGGTCGTGCTCTACGGCTTGCAGCGGCGGCATCTGTCGTTCTCGACCCGGGTCCTGGTCGGCTTGGGTCTCGGCCTGGTGCTGGGCCTCGCCCTGCAGGCCGCCTACGGGGCGGGCTCCGGCGTCGTGGCGCAGACGGCCCAGTGGTACGCCGTCGTCGGCTCGGGCTACATGCGCCTTTTGCAGATGGTGGCGCTGCCCCTGGTCTTCATCTCCATCCTGAGCGCCTTCACCCGGCTCCAGACGGCATCGGACGTCGGCAAGATCGGCGGCTGGGTGCTGGCCGTGCTGCTGGTCACCACGGGCATCGCGGCGGTGCTGGGCATCGCCTCCACACTGGGCTTCGGGTTGCATCGCTCGGGCCTGGCCGAGGCGGCGGCCACGGCGACCCCGTCGGAGGATCTTGGCGCCCGCATGCAACGCTTGCAGTCGCAGAGCCTGCCGCAGAAGTTCCTGGAGCTGATTCCCACCAATCCGTTCCTCGACCTGACGGGGGCGCGCCCCACGTCGGTCATCGGCGTGGTCATCTTCGCGGGGCTGCTGGGGATCGCCTACCTCGGGGTGAAGCGCCGGGCGGCGGAGCAGGCCGCTGACTTCGCCCGCCTGGTGGAGGCCATCTACGGGGTCGTCATGGGTCTGGTCCGCATCGTGCTGCGGCTGACGCCCTACGGGATCCTGGCCGTCATGGCGCGAGCGGCCGCGACCAGCAACCTCCAGGCCATCGTCAGCCTGGGCGAGTTCGTGGTGGCGTCCTACGTGGCGCTGGCTGCCATGTTCGCCGTGCACCTGCTGATCCTGGCGGCATCGGGCCTGCAGCCCACCACGTACGTGCGCAAGGCCTGGCCCGCGCTGGGCTTCGCCTTCAGCTCCCGCAGCAGCGCCGCGACGCTGCCGCTCAACGTCAGCGCCCAGCGGCAGCTGGGCGTGCCGGCGGGCGTCGCCGACGTGGCCGCCTCCTTCGCGCTCTCCATCGGCCAAAACGGGTGCGCGGGCATCTATCCGGCCATGCTGGCCATCATCGCGGCGCCCGCCGTCGGCATCGACCCGACGTCGGTGAGCTTCCTGGTGACGCTGGTGGCCGTGGTGGTGCTGAGCTCCTTCGGCGTGGCCGGCCTCGGCGGCGGGGCGACGTTCGCGGCCCTGCTGGTGCTTTCGACCCTCAATCTCCCGGTGGGCCTGGTGGGGCTCCTCATCTCCGTCGAGCCGCTCATCGACATGGGCCGCACCCTGCTCAACGTCAGCGGCAGCATGGTGGCCGGCATCGTGACCAGCCGCGTGACGGGCAGCCTGGACGTTGGCGTCTACGCCGATCGCAGCCGCACGGTCGAGGTCTCGGCATGA
- the msrB gene encoding peptide-methionine (R)-S-oxide reductase MsrB → MGERQEATFAGGCFWCMQAAFDGLPGVERVVAGYTGGHVEAPSFEQVETGETGHRQAVRLTFDPERIAYTTLLARFWRQIDPTDPGGQFAERGPQYRTAIFYHDQAQRQAAEASRQALEASGRFERPIVTEILPAVPFYPAEARHQAYHRRHPLQYALYRARSGRDEFIRRAWRRADERAALRGRLDPLEYAVTQENATEPPFRNRYWDNRREGIYVDVVSGEPLFSTRDQYDAGCGWPSFTRPLHPENVLELVDTSHGMIRTEVRSLQADSHLGHVFDDGPPEAGGRRYCINSAALRFIPKEDLEKEGYGEYRKLFD, encoded by the coding sequence GTGGGGGAGCGGCAGGAGGCGACCTTCGCCGGGGGGTGCTTCTGGTGCATGCAGGCGGCCTTCGATGGCCTCCCCGGCGTCGAACGGGTCGTCGCCGGCTACACCGGGGGCCATGTCGAGGCGCCCAGCTTCGAGCAGGTCGAGACCGGCGAGACCGGTCACCGCCAGGCGGTGCGGCTCACCTTCGATCCCGAGCGCATCGCCTACACGACGCTGCTGGCGCGCTTTTGGCGGCAGATCGACCCCACCGATCCCGGCGGGCAGTTCGCCGAGCGGGGGCCGCAGTACCGGACTGCCATCTTCTACCACGACCAGGCCCAGCGACAGGCAGCCGAGGCCTCGCGCCAGGCCCTCGAGGCCAGCGGCCGCTTCGAGCGCCCCATCGTCACCGAGATCCTGCCGGCCGTCCCCTTCTACCCGGCCGAGGCGCGCCACCAGGCCTACCATCGGCGCCACCCGCTGCAGTACGCGCTGTACCGGGCGCGCTCCGGGCGCGACGAGTTCATCCGACGGGCCTGGAGGCGGGCCGACGAGCGGGCGGCCCTGCGCGGCCGGCTCGACCCCCTCGAGTACGCGGTGACGCAGGAGAACGCCACCGAGCCCCCCTTCCGCAACCGCTACTGGGACAACCGCCGCGAGGGCATCTACGTCGACGTGGTGTCGGGCGAGCCGCTCTTCAGCACCCGGGATCAGTACGACGCGGGCTGCGGCTGGCCCAGCTTCACGCGGCCCCTGCACCCCGAGAACGTCCTCGAGCTGGTCGACACGAGCCACGGCATGATTCGGACCGAGGTGCGCAGCCTGCAGGCCGACTCGCACCTGGGCCACGTCTTCGACGATGGCCCCCCGGAGGCAGGCGGACGGCGCTACTGCATCAACTCCGCGGCGCTGCGCTTCATCCCCAAGGAGGACCTGGAGAAGGAGGGCTACGGGGAGTACCGCAAGCTCTTCGACTGA
- the mnhG gene encoding monovalent cation/H(+) antiporter subunit G, whose amino-acid sequence MTEPSTVGGMVGFLTGALLVAGAFLLLTAALGVARMPDFYSRANVSTVATTQGLLSIAVATTLLFSVQEGSLYLKDLLVFLFVFLTVPAGTHMMARAAYRIGVPMPRQTAVDELARHLDRRPAEPSPHAVRPPEASEGLENQAAPQSKSLRYSP is encoded by the coding sequence ATGACTGAGCCGAGCACGGTCGGGGGGATGGTCGGCTTCCTCACCGGCGCGCTGCTGGTGGCGGGTGCGTTCTTGCTCCTGACCGCCGCCCTGGGTGTCGCGAGGATGCCGGACTTCTACTCGCGTGCCAACGTCTCGACGGTGGCGACCACGCAGGGGCTGCTGAGCATCGCGGTGGCCACCACGCTCCTCTTCAGCGTGCAAGAGGGCAGCCTGTACCTCAAAGACCTGCTGGTCTTCCTCTTCGTCTTCTTGACGGTGCCGGCGGGCACCCACATGATGGCACGGGCTGCCTACCGCATCGGCGTCCCCATGCCCCGCCAGACCGCGGTGGACGAGCTGGCCCGGCACCTCGACCGCCGGCCGGCCGAGCCGTCACCTCATGCCGTCCGGCCCCCGGAGGCCAGCGAAGGGCTGGAGAACCAGGCGGCCCCTCAGTCGAAGAGCTTGCGGTACTCCCCGTAG